In Paroedura picta isolate Pp20150507F chromosome 1, Ppicta_v3.0, whole genome shotgun sequence, the following are encoded in one genomic region:
- the CCT4 gene encoding T-complex protein 1 subunit delta, whose protein sequence is MSEAGGGKGGLLGNGSRSIGGQRGSYQDRDKPAQIRFSNISAGKAVADAVRTSLGPKGMDKMIQDAKGDVMITNDGATILKQMQVLHPAAKMLVELSKAQDIEAGDGTTSVVVIAGALLDSCSRLLQKGIHPTIISESFQKALDKGVEVLAGMGQPVELSDRETLLNSATTALNSKVVSQYSSLLSPMSVEAVMKVIDPATATSVDLRDIKIVKKLGGTIDDCELVEGLVLTQKLANTGVTRVEKAKIGLIQFCLSAPKTDMDNQIVVSDYTQMDRVLREERAYILNLVKQIKKAGCNVLLIQKSILRDALSDLALHFLNKMKIMVVKDIEREDIEFICKTLGTKPVAHIDQFTADMLGSAELAEEVNLNGSGKLVKVTGCVSPGKTVTIVVRGSNKLVIEEAERSIHDALCVVRCLVKKRALIAGGGAPEIELALRLNEYSRTLSGMESYCVRAFGEALEIIPSTLAENAGLNPIRTVTELRNRHAQGEKTAGINVRKGGISNILEELVVQPLLVSISALTLATETVRSILKIDDVVNT, encoded by the exons ATGAGCGAGGCCGGGGGCGGCAAGGGCGGCCTGCTGGGCAACGGCAGCCGCAGCATCGGCGGGCAGCGCGGCTCCTACCAGGACCGGGACAAGCCCGCGCAGATCCGCTTCAGCAACATCTCGGCCGGCAAGG CGGTTGCAGATGCGGTTCGGACGAGCCTGGGACCCAAAGGAATGGATAAAATG ATCCAAGATGCCAAAGGGGATGTGATGATAACAAACGACGGGGCCACTATCCTGAAGCAGATGCAGGTTCTTCACCCGGCGGCCAAAATG CTGGTGGAGTTGTCCAAAGCACAAGACATCGAAGCCGGAGATGGCACCACTTCTGTTGTCGTCATTGCGGGGGCCCTCTTGGATTCATGTTCCAGGCTTCTTCAGAAAG GGATCCACCCCACCATCATCTCCGAGTCTTTCCAAAAGGCACTGGACAAAGGGGTCGAAGTCTTGGCTGGCATGGGGCAGCCCGTCGAGCTGAGCGACCGAGAGACCCTGCTGAACAGTGCAACCACAGCGCTGAATTCCAAG GTTGTGTCGCAGTATTCTAGTCTGCTGTCTCCAATGAGCGTGGAGGCGGTGATGAAGGTGATTGACCCCGCTACGGCCACCAGTGTGGACCTCAGAGACATCAAAATCGTGAAGAAGCTTGG AGGAACCATCGATGACTGTGAATTGGTTGAAGGACTCGTCCTCACTCAGAAATTAGCCAACACCGGCGTCACCCGGGTGGAGAAAGCCAAGATTGGCCTCATCCAGTTCTGCTTGTCCGCTCCAAAGACAGAT ATGGACAACCAGATTGTTGTTTCCGACTACACTCAGATGGACCGGGTCTTGCGCGAGGAGAGAGCCTACATTCTGAACCTCGTCAAGCAGATCAAGAAGGCCGGCTGCAATGTGCTGCTTATCCAGAAGTCCATCCTCCG GGACGCGCTCAGCGATCTCGCTCTTCACTTTTTGAacaaaatgaagatcatggttgTGAAAGACATCGAGAGAGAAGACATTGAGTTCATCTGCAAG ACTCTTGGAACGAAGCCAGTGGCTCACATCGATCAGTTCACCGCTGATATGCTCGGCTCTGCTGAACTGGCCGAAGAGGTCAATCTAAATGGCTCTGGGAAGCTGGTAAAG GTGACAGGCTGCGTGAGCCCCGGGAAGACCGTGACCATCGTGGTGCGTGGCTCCAACAAACTTGTGATCGAAGAAGCGGAACGTTCGATTCACGACGCCTTGTGCGTTGTCCGTTGTCTGGTCAAGAAAAG AGCCCTAATCGCGGGTGGCGGAGCGCCAGAGATAGAGCTGGCCTTGCGCCTGAACGAGTACTCCCGCACCCTGAGCGGCATGGAGTCCTACTGCGTCCGGGCTTTCGGCGAAGCCCTGGAAATTATTCCATCAACGCTGGCGGAAAATGCAGGCCTGAAtcccatcaggactgtgactgagcTGAGAAACAGGCATGCGCAGGGTGAGAAAACCGCAGGCATCAATGTCCGAAAG GGTGGCATTTCTAATATCCTGGAAGAGTTGGTGGTCCAGCCCTTACTGGTCTCTATCAGCGCTCTGACCCTCGCGACAGAAACTGTCCGCAGTATTCTGAAGATTGACGATGTG GTGAACACTTGA